The following nucleotide sequence is from Dialister pneumosintes.
CTTTATCTATAGGAACATTTTCAACCAATACAATACCTGTCATAATATGTCGTTTGGCACTTTCACGACTGTTAAAAAATCCTTTTTCAACAAGAAGTACATCTAATCGTTCTTTTTTCTTATCTTTTGTTTTTTTAGTTTTATTTTCTTTTTCAGGATTCAATATATTATAATCAAACATAAAATTTCTCATTCCATTTATTCTTTACGGTTTAAAATATAATGTACCAGTTGTTTTAAAAGGCTTGTGTCTGCATTAATTTTACTTAATGAGTTAAGAGCTAATTCAGCTTCTTGATTAGCCATCTTTTGTGCACCCTCTACACCTAACTCCGTTACATATGTTGATTTATTAAGTAGTGTATCTCTATTAGCATCTTTTCCCATAGAAACAAGTGTACTATTAATATCTAATAAATCGTCAGTGATTTGAAATAAAATACCAAGATGAATACTAAACTCATGAAGAGTTTGTTGTAATAATATATCACTTCCTGCTAAATAAGATGCCATATCTACAGCTACGGTAAGAAGTTTCCCGGTCTTACATGTATCCATTATTTGTAAATCTTTTAACGATTGATTTTTTTCTTCTGCTTCTATATCTTGTGCCTGTCCTCCTACCATACCGGAAGGACCGGCAGCTTTAGATAACAAATATACAAGTTGAGCTTTTTTACTAGCATTTAGCTGTTGGTTTTCAACCAACAATTGGAATGCATATGTCAAAAGTCCATCTCCTGCTAATACAGCTATAGCTTCTCCGAATATTTTATGATTAGTCGGTTTCCCTCTTCTATAATCATCATTATCCATACAAGGTAAATCATCGTGAATTAATGAATAAGTATGAATGCATTCTATTGCACAAGCTACATCCATATATAATTCCGCCTCAACACCTAGCATCTCTAATATAATTAGAAATAAGGCAGGACGTATTCTTTTTCCTTCTAAAAGAAGACTGTAATTCATAGAATCATATAGGGTTTTGTGTTTACTTGTCGTAGGAACCAATAAAGAAGATAGTCGTTTATTAATTAATTGTTGCTTATGGTTTAAATATTTAATCATTATCATGAAATTAATCCCTCTCTATATGAATATTAGAGTTTTTTAATTGCATATAAGCACCAAATGCATTCCCTGTAGCATTATCTGAGCTATATTGATTATCTGCTAATAATAAATTTAAACCCTTTTCTTTACAAATCTCTGTTATAACATTGCGTAAATAGGTATTTGCCATAACGCCACCAATAGCAATTAAAGTACGTGATTTTTCAAATCTATAAGCTAATAATTGTTTTTTCAATGCTTCAGCTATACATACCAGCACACCCTTTGCTATATCAGCAGGAGCCGCTTCTTGTTTTAATATAGTATTCTGAATAGAAGTTTCTACCCCGGAAAAACTAAATGCATTTTTAATTTTGGCAACAGGAAAAATACAAGGAAAAGTAGAATTTTTAGCTAATTGTTCTAAATGTTTTCCTGCCGGAAATGGTAATCCTAATTTAACCCCTACTCTATCAATTAATTGTCCTGCAGTAATATCTATAGATGTCATGAGCTCTGAAATATTCATTACATTTTGCTGCCATGTAACAGACAATATATCTTGTGTACCACCGGATAAATGCATCATATAAAATGGTTGCAACCAAAGATGCGGTGCATTTATCATAGCTGCCAATGCATGATTTTCTTGATGACTAAAATAAAAAATAGGAACGTGATATGCCATAGTTAATATCTCGGCAGCTCCTTTTCCTACCAGAAAAGCGGGCATATAAGAATCTGCCCGCCTTCTAGGAAACGCAGACACTCCAATACCTTGGATAGAATGCATTTCATTTTTTATTTTATCAAACAAATAAGGAAGGTTTCGTACATGCTGATACACCATTTCTGATTGAGCAAGTCCTCTATGTCCTTCTTTTACACACAATAGTAATCTTTCTTCTGTTACAATACCTTCTTGACTGTCAAAAATAGCGACAGAAGTTGTGTAACAACTCGTATCTATTCCTATAAATCTAGCCATGATATTCTTTAAAAATTGTATCTAAAATACCGTTAATAAAGCGATAAGAACTATCTCCACCATATGTTTTTGCCAACTTAATTGCTTCATCAATTACTAATGCAAAATCGGATTTATCCTTTTTTTGCAAATAAACACATTCAGCAATAGACATACGAAGTATATTTTTATCTACTATGTTCATTTGCATTAATGACCACTTTTTTAAATGTGAAGAAATTAATTGATCAATAGCCTCATGATGGTCAGCTACGCTTTGGATAATAGCATCAGCAAAAGCTAAATCATTTTCTTTTGGAGTATCATTTACAATAAAAGAAAAATCATCCATTCCTTCCGGATGAACTTCTTTTGCATATAAATACTTCAAAACATAAGCTCTTGCACTTGATCTACTCATTATTTATGATTACCTCTTTACTCTGTAATTCCAGTAATAATTACATTCACATCACAAACAGAAACATGCATATTTTGTAAAACAATTGTCTTAACTTTTTCTTGAATGTGTAATGCAGTTTGATATACATCGACATTCGGTTTTACAGCTATTGAAATATCCGCTACAAGTTTACTTTCTTCTCGATGAAGCCAAACACCTTTATGAAATGTTTTACCAAATGCTTGTGATATACCTGAAACAAAACGTTGAATGCCTTTATAAGTTAACTCCGCTACATTTTCCTCTAAAGACAACATTTTTTCCAATTTTTCTATAACTTGCATTTTTTTATTTTCGAATTCATCTTCAGTAATAAAAGTATTAGACATGCAAATCTCCTACTTTCATAGTATCAAATACAATTCCTTGAATATGTACATTCACAGCTTCTGCAATTACATTTGTTTGATTTTGTACAGCTTCCTTAACACGACCTTGTACAGTAAGTGCTAAGTCTGGTACTCTGATTCCATGTTTAACTAAAATATAAAGATTAATGGAAACACCTTTTTCATTAATCGATACATTGACACCACCAGTACGTTCCATATTAATGGCTTGTGTAATTGCATCAGATAAACCCACTTCTATACCTGCTACCCCCGGTACAGCCAATACGGCTTTATTTGCTATATCTGCAATAACTCTTACTGCGATTCGTATAGTCCCGGTAGATGTAGTAAATTCAGCTGTCTCCATCCAATCACCTCAAACTATGTCTATTTTGCACGTTCTAAATATTCACCGGTTCTTGTATCAATACGAAGAACATCCCCTTCATTGATAAATAAAGGAACTCTTACAATATATCCGGTTTCAACAGTAGCGGGTTTAGTAGCACCGGTTGCAGTATTTCCTCGAATTCCAGGTTCTGTTTCAATAACAGCTAGTTCTACAGAATTTGGAATTTCAACCCCAATTACTGTTCCGTTAAAGAATAATACTTTTGCTTCCATTTCTGCTTTTAAGAAATTAAGTGCATTTCCCAACTGTTCTTTATTCAGCATGATTTGGTCATAAGTCTCTACATCCATAAAGTAATAAGAACCATCGGTTTCATATAAATATTGCATTTGTTTGTGTTCAACTTGTGCAGCCGGGAACTTTACACCTGCATTAAATGTACGTTCAACTACAGATCCTGTTTGTAAATTTCTTAACTTACTTCTAACGAAAGCGGCACCCTTTCCCGGTTTTACATGTTGAAATTCAATAACTTGCCAAACGTTACCGTCAATTTCAATAGTTACTCCTGGACGAAAATCATTGCTAGAAATCATTATTAATACTCCTCCTAATATTTACATTTGTAAAAACGTTTTTGGATATGTAGTTAAAATAGAAATACCATTATCTTCTATAACAACCGTATCTTCAATACGGACACCACCAATTCCCGGTATATAAACTCCCGGTTCTACAGTTTGCGTCATTCCACATTTTAATAAGGTATGATCTTTAGGCGACAATGCTGGTTTTTCATGAATTTCAAGTCCAACGCTGTGTCCTAATGAATGTTTAAAATATTTATCTAAATCTCGTTCTTTCAAATAACTCCGAGCTTTAGCATCTATATCAGAAGCTTTTTGCCCTGCCTTAAGTATAGATTCAATATATTCATTACAACCTAATACACTATCATATATATAGCGAAGTTGTTCTGAAATATCTCCAATAGCAACTGTTCTTGTAATATCAGAATGATATCCTTGATAAATTGCACCAAAATCAAAAGTTACCAGTTCACCTTTATTAATAACTTTATCGGTTGCAATTCCATGTGGCATAGCAGAACGGACACCAGATGCAACAATGGTATCAAAAGATTTTCCTTCTGATCCTAACTCAAGCATCGCACATTCCAACATACATCGAAGTTCATTCTCTGTTTTTCCTTCTTTGATGTATGGAACAATACACCTAAATCCTTCGTCCGAAATACTACAAGCTTTAGCTAGTTTTTCTAATTCGTCCTGTGTTTTTATTTCTCTGAAAACATCCGGATAACAAACAATTATTTGTACAGAAGACATTTCTTTATGTAAAGAAAGATACATTTTATAAGTAAGCTCTGCTTCTACGCCTAACTTGTCTATTTTGTGCTTTTCTGAAAGTTTTTTTATTGTATTTGCTATAAGACCTTTATGCTCAATAATTTCCACAGAAGTTAATTCTTGTTTAGCTTGCTCTGTATATCTACTATCTGTAATGAGATATATTTGTTCTTTTGTTAAAAATAAAAAACTATCAGAACCGGTAAAATTTGTTATATATCTGCAGTTTTCATTTTTAGAAATAAATACTCCATCTAGATTATTATTTCTTAGAAAATCGACAATTTTCTTTTGTTGTATCATATAAAACACCACTTTTCATCTTTTATAATGATACAAGATTAGGTCTATTTTGTCCATGATTAGTAGTCTATTTCATGAGATGTATAGTGGAATTTAATTTATGTAAAATATTACGACCGGAACTTAGTTGATAAATACAAGTAATATTCGCATTCGATTGCCCCAGCCACCAACCTTTTTCTAAAGGAATATCTAACAGCCCACAAAGCATAGTTCGAATGGCTGCGCCATGACTGACAATTACATAAGTTTTCTGTAGACTTTTATCTAATAAATCATTGATAAATCGCATGGTTCTTTTTTGTACATCTTGAAAAGATTCACTATCAGGAATTTTTACTTTATCCGGATTGATATACATTTCTTCTATCATTCCAGGCCAATCATTATTAATTTCAGATAAACATTTGCCTTCCCATTGACCAAAATTCATTTCCATTAAATTCCTATTTTCTTTTACAGATATACAATGTGGCTTAGCTATAATTTCTGCAGTTACAGATGCTCTTTTTAATGGACTGGTAAAAATATCATCTATAGAAATATCTTTAAAATAAGAAGATACCAGTTTAGCTTGTTGTAAACCTGTACTATTAAGAGGAATGTCTGTAGACCCTTGATATATTTTACTTTTATTCCACGAAGTTTCTCCATGTCTTACAAAATATAAGATATTCATCGCCATATTCCTTAAAATAGAAAAAACATCTGTTTTCTACAGAAAACAGATGTTTTTTCTATTCTGCTGATATAAATAACGGATATAAAGGTTGGTTTCCTTCATACATTTCAAATTCAACATCAGGATATACAACCGTTGCCTCATCAACAAATTGTTGACAAGATTTTGAATCTAAACCTTCTCCATAATAAACAGAAATAATTTCCATATCATCTGTAATCAATGTTTCTAATAAATTAAAAAATGCAGTTTTTAAATCTCTACTAGTCTTTACAGTATGATTAGGTGTCATTGCCATAAAATCATCTTTTCGAATAATAGTTTCCCCTAAGCGACTATCACGAACGGCTCTGGTAACTACACCTGTAGAAATTTCTTTCATTCGTTCTGTCATTTCTTCTACATTATCTTTAATTGTATTGGTAGCAGAAAATGCCATAGCAGCTGCCAGTCCTTGCATAGGATCTTTAGATTCTACAATCTGAATCTTATCCCCAACCCATTTCTTTAATTGTTTAGCAGCTAAAATAATGTTTTTATTATTAGGAAGGATAATATAGTTGTCATACTGTCCATTTTCCATGGCATCTGAAAGCTCCTGTACAGAAGGATTCATGGATTGTCCCCCGGAAACTATATCACATCCCAATTTACGATAAATATTTTCCCAACCTTTTCCAGATACAACTGTAAGAATCCCCAGTTCTTTTTTTACATGCTGTTCTTGCTTTAACTTATTCTTATGGAATTGATCAATCATATTATCACATTTAATATCATGTAATATCCCCCAAGAGCTTGCTATATCTAAAACTCTCCCAGGATTACGAGCATGAATGTGTACTTTAATTAAGTTGTCACCTTCTGCTACAATCATGGATTCGCCCCATGACATTAATGCCTCACGAACTTTCTTTGCTCCAATTTTACATGGACTGATAATAAATTCCGTGCAATATGGATATTCAATAGAAAAAGATTCTCCTTTAGCTTCCATTCTTTTAATAAGCGGTTGAACAGGCGTTACATTAATCTCTGTTATTTGTCCGGTTAAGCCATTTAAACATCCCATTAAAAAGAAAATAAGTCCCTGTCCTCCGGCATCTACTACATTTGCATCTGCTAAAATTTTTAGTTGTGTCGGTGTCTTAGCAAGTGCTTTTTCTCCGGAGTGAATAGCTGCAATAAGAATTTTACTGAAATCCGGTTCTTCACGAATAACATCTCTTGTCCCTTTGGCAATGCCACGGGCTACAGAAAGAATGGTTCCTTCTATCGGTGTAGTAATAGCACGATATGCATACAAAATCCCATACTGAAAGGCTTTACTCATTTGTCTACAAGTAGCCGTTTTCTTTCCATGTAATCCTTTAGAAATCCCATGGATAATTTGAGATAAAATAACACCTGAGTTTCCTCGTGCTCCCATAATAGCCCCGGTAGATGCTTTTTCTGCAATAATCCCTACCGGTTCAGAATCATTCATTTCTGCAATCATGCTATACATAGATCGAAGTGTATGCAACATATTATTGCCTGTATCTCCGTCCGGAACAGGGAATACATTTAATTGGTTTATAATCTCACACTTTTCATTCATAAGCTGATAAGAACCAATTAACATTTTTTTGAACAGTTTTCCATCAATTACTGTATACATATATTCCTCACTCATTTATAAACTTTCAAAAATAATTCCCAATAACCCCGGTCCCAGATAGGCTGCTAATACAGGAGTACCTGTAGATACCGTAATTTCTATGTTCGGATAAAGCTCTTGAAGTGTATTTTTTAGTAATTTTGCTTTCTCTTCATTTTGAAGATGTACAACTCCAATTCTCTTGCATGGAGAGTTTTCTTCCAAATATTTAATCATACTTGATATAGCTTTTTTCTCTGTACGAACTTTATCTAGAGAATCTAATTGGTTAGTTTCATCTACATAAATAATCGGTTTAATTTTTAAAATACTTCCAATAAGACCCGCCGCTTTACCTAAACGCCCTCCACGTCTTAAATAGTCTAATGTAGGAATAGTAAATTCAGATCTCATTTTTAAAGAAACTTGATTTAACTTCTCGACAATGTCATTAAATTCCATACCTGCATCAATAAACTCTAATGCATCCTGTACCATATGGCATATTCCAATAGCAGTAGTATGAGAGTCAATAACAGCTACATTTTTATTATTGCATTGTTTAGCAGCTAGTCTGGCGCCATTAACAGTTCCACTTACCGCTGAAGTAAGATTAAT
It contains:
- a CDS encoding polyprenyl synthetase family protein produces the protein MIMIKYLNHKQQLINKRLSSLLVPTTSKHKTLYDSMNYSLLLEGKRIRPALFLIILEMLGVEAELYMDVACAIECIHTYSLIHDDLPCMDNDDYRRGKPTNHKIFGEAIAVLAGDGLLTYAFQLLVENQQLNASKKAQLVYLLSKAAGPSGMVGGQAQDIEAEEKNQSLKDLQIMDTCKTGKLLTVAVDMASYLAGSDILLQQTLHEFSIHLGILFQITDDLLDINSTLVSMGKDANRDTLLNKSTYVTELGVEGAQKMANQEAELALNSLSKINADTSLLKQLVHYILNRKE
- a CDS encoding glycoprotease — protein: MARFIGIDTSCYTTSVAIFDSQEGIVTEERLLLCVKEGHRGLAQSEMVYQHVRNLPYLFDKIKNEMHSIQGIGVSAFPRRRADSYMPAFLVGKGAAEILTMAYHVPIFYFSHQENHALAAMINAPHLWLQPFYMMHLSGGTQDILSVTWQQNVMNISELMTSIDITAGQLIDRVGVKLGLPFPAGKHLEQLAKNSTFPCIFPVAKIKNAFSFSGVETSIQNTILKQEAAPADIAKGVLVCIAEALKKQLLAYRFEKSRTLIAIGGVMANTYLRNVITEICKEKGLNLLLADNQYSSDNATGNAFGAYMQLKNSNIHIERD
- the nusB gene encoding transcription antitermination factor NusB is translated as MSRSSARAYVLKYLYAKEVHPEGMDDFSFIVNDTPKENDLAFADAIIQSVADHHEAIDQLISSHLKKWSLMQMNIVDKNILRMSIAECVYLQKKDKSDFALVIDEAIKLAKTYGGDSSYRFINGILDTIFKEYHG
- a CDS encoding Asp23/Gls24 family envelope stress response protein; the encoded protein is MSNTFITEDEFENKKMQVIEKLEKMLSLEENVAELTYKGIQRFVSGISQAFGKTFHKGVWLHREESKLVADISIAVKPNVDVYQTALHIQEKVKTIVLQNMHVSVCDVNVIITGITE
- a CDS encoding Asp23/Gls24 family envelope stress response protein; its protein translation is METAEFTTSTGTIRIAVRVIADIANKAVLAVPGVAGIEVGLSDAITQAINMERTGGVNVSINEKGVSINLYILVKHGIRVPDLALTVQGRVKEAVQNQTNVIAEAVNVHIQGIVFDTMKVGDLHV
- the efp gene encoding elongation factor P, which encodes MISSNDFRPGVTIEIDGNVWQVIEFQHVKPGKGAAFVRSKLRNLQTGSVVERTFNAGVKFPAAQVEHKQMQYLYETDGSYYFMDVETYDQIMLNKEQLGNALNFLKAEMEAKVLFFNGTVIGVEIPNSVELAVIETEPGIRGNTATGATKPATVETGYIVRVPLFINEGDVLRIDTRTGEYLERAK
- a CDS encoding M24 family metallopeptidase — translated: MIQQKKIVDFLRNNNLDGVFISKNENCRYITNFTGSDSFLFLTKEQIYLITDSRYTEQAKQELTSVEIIEHKGLIANTIKKLSEKHKIDKLGVEAELTYKMYLSLHKEMSSVQIIVCYPDVFREIKTQDELEKLAKACSISDEGFRCIVPYIKEGKTENELRCMLECAMLELGSEGKSFDTIVASGVRSAMPHGIATDKVINKGELVTFDFGAIYQGYHSDITRTVAIGDISEQLRYIYDSVLGCNEYIESILKAGQKASDIDAKARSYLKERDLDKYFKHSLGHSVGLEIHEKPALSPKDHTLLKCGMTQTVEPGVYIPGIGGVRIEDTVVIEDNGISILTTYPKTFLQM
- a CDS encoding histidine phosphatase family protein yields the protein MNILYFVRHGETSWNKSKIYQGSTDIPLNSTGLQQAKLVSSYFKDISIDDIFTSPLKRASVTAEIIAKPHCISVKENRNLMEMNFGQWEGKCLSEINNDWPGMIEEMYINPDKVKIPDSESFQDVQKRTMRFINDLLDKSLQKTYVIVSHGAAIRTMLCGLLDIPLEKGWWLGQSNANITCIYQLSSGRNILHKLNSTIHLMK
- a CDS encoding DAK2 domain-containing protein, with amino-acid sequence MYTVIDGKLFKKMLIGSYQLMNEKCEIINQLNVFPVPDGDTGNNMLHTLRSMYSMIAEMNDSEPVGIIAEKASTGAIMGARGNSGVILSQIIHGISKGLHGKKTATCRQMSKAFQYGILYAYRAITTPIEGTILSVARGIAKGTRDVIREEPDFSKILIAAIHSGEKALAKTPTQLKILADANVVDAGGQGLIFFLMGCLNGLTGQITEINVTPVQPLIKRMEAKGESFSIEYPYCTEFIISPCKIGAKKVREALMSWGESMIVAEGDNLIKVHIHARNPGRVLDIASSWGILHDIKCDNMIDQFHKNKLKQEQHVKKELGILTVVSGKGWENIYRKLGCDIVSGGQSMNPSVQELSDAMENGQYDNYIILPNNKNIILAAKQLKKWVGDKIQIVESKDPMQGLAAAMAFSATNTIKDNVEEMTERMKEISTGVVTRAVRDSRLGETIIRKDDFMAMTPNHTVKTSRDLKTAFFNLLETLITDDMEIISVYYGEGLDSKSCQQFVDEATVVYPDVEFEMYEGNQPLYPLFISAE
- a CDS encoding DegV family protein, producing the protein MIHIVTDSTATILPEILAKHSNIHMVSLTLCIDGEYVEESKTTIDDVIAYSEREKKSIPTSQPSTGDFLSVFNSIPKEDSIICINLTSAVSGTVNGARLAAKQCNNKNVAVIDSHTTAIGICHMVQDALEFIDAGMEFNDIVEKLNQVSLKMRSEFTIPTLDYLRRGGRLGKAAGLIGSILKIKPIIYVDETNQLDSLDKVRTEKKAISSMIKYLEENSPCKRIGVVHLQNEEKAKLLKNTLQELYPNIEITVSTGTPVLAAYLGPGLLGIIFESL